The nucleotide window AGCGGCGCGGCCAGCCGCGCGTTTGAGCGGGGAGGCGGCGGCTTGCGCGCCGGCGCTGGCGACATTGCCGAGGCCGGAGGCGACGGCGGCGGCGCCGGATTCCCCGGCTGCGCCAAGGCTGTAGGCGGTCGATGCGCCGCCAGCCAATGCGGCTCCACCACGAGCAGCGGCGGCCGCGCCACCGGCCAGGGCTGTGCCGCCGGAAGCGACGGCGCCCACTGCGGCAGCGCCGGCCGCGACCGCGCCGCCTGCGGCCAGGCCGGTGCCGATCGCCGCGCCAGCGCCGAGCTGCGGCCCGCCGGAGACGAGGCCATTGGCGATACCGGGACCGAAGATACCGAGGCCAAGCAGCGACAGGGCGGCGAGCACGATCGCCATCGCATCGTCGATCGACGGCGTGGCGCCGCCGAAGCCCGCGGTGAACTCGGAGAACAGGGTCGAACCGATGCCGATAATAACGGCGAGCACCAGCACCTTGATGCCCGACGAAATTACATTGCCGAGCACCCGTTCGGCCATGAAGGCGGATTTACCGAACAGGCCAAAGGGGATCAGCACGAAGCCGGCGAGCGTTGTCAGCTTGAACTCGATCAGGGTGATGAAGAGCTGGATGGCGAGAACGAAGAAGGCGAGCAGCACCAGCACCCAGGCGAACAACATGCAGACGATCTGGATGAAGTTCTCGAAGAACGACCAGTAGCCCATCAGGCTGGAGATGGAGTCGAGCAGCGGTCGTCCGGCGTCGAGGCCGGTCTGCGCCACCTTTCCGGGGCGCAGCAGGTCGGTGACGGTGAAGCTCGTGCCGGACGCCTTCAGGCCCAGGCCGGCGAAGCTCTCGAAGACGATGCGGGCGAGGTTGTTCCAGTTGCCGATGATGTAGGCGAAGACACCGACGAACAGCGTCTTCTTCACCAGCCGGGCGATGATGTTCTCATCCGCGCCCCAGCTCCAGAATAGGGCGGCGAGCGTCACGTCGATGACGATCAGCGTTGTGGCGATGAAGCCGACTTCCGGTTGCAGGAGGCCGAAGCCGCCGTCGATGTAGCGGGTGAAGACCTCGAGGAAATGGTCGATGACGCCGGTGCCGCCCACGATCAGCGTGCCTCCGGTTGAGCCGGTTCCACCTGAATGGTGGGCGCGGCGCTGCCAGGAGCCGTATCGGCGGGCGTGTTCGGGAACAGTGTGGCCCGACCGGACGGCGCTGTCGCCGGCGCGGGTTTCCCAAGGAAGCGCTGACGGCTCTCAGCCCAGGCGCGCAGACAGGACGGATCGCGCGGCCCGGCTTCGCCCATGCCGCTGCACCGCGCCAGTTCCGCATCGAGCGGATCTCGCTCCGTGATGGAACGCATCTGCGTCGTCGGGCTGTTCTGCCGGTCGTCCTTGCGGGTCATTTCGATCGCGGTCGCCGTCACCGCGATCGCGACGAAAACGACAGCGCCGAGGCGCGCGAGGGTCTTGCCGTCCATCGCCTTGCCCTCAATTGCCGTGGAACATCTGCGCGTTGCCGGGCTGATAGCCGGTGCCCGGCGTCAGGAAGCGGCGGCGCTGCTCGCGGCCTTGTTCGGCGGCTGCGGCCTGTTCCGCAGATTGCAGCGCCTGCGCCCGACCGTTGGCGGTGACGACGGCGGTGAGATCGGCGAGCTGCTGCGCCTGAAGGGCGAGAAGCTGATTGCCGGCCTGGGTGGCTTGAAGCGCGCCGGCTGCCGACTGGCTGGCGCCGACCAGTGCAGACATCTGCGTGCGGTTGGTGTCGATGTTACCGACGACGGTGGCCTGCACGCGCATGGCGTCCTGCAAGCCGCCGACTGTATTCTGCCAGCGAGCCTTGGCGTCGGCGATCAGTTGCGTATTCGACGCCGACATCGACACATTGGCGTATTTGGTCTGGAACGCCTGATCGATCTGCTGGAC belongs to Xanthobacter autotrophicus Py2 and includes:
- a CDS encoding P-type conjugative transfer protein TrbL (TIGRFAM: P-type conjugative transfer protein TrbL~PFAM: TrbL/VirB6 plasmid conjugal transfer protein~KEGG: bbt:BBta_7747 putative conjugal transfer protein TrbL) is translated as MGGTGVIDHFLEVFTRYIDGGFGLLQPEVGFIATTLIVIDVTLAALFWSWGADENIIARLVKKTLFVGVFAYIIGNWNNLARIVFESFAGLGLKASGTSFTVTDLLRPGKVAQTGLDAGRPLLDSISSLMGYWSFFENFIQIVCMLFAWVLVLLAFFVLAIQLFITLIEFKLTTLAGFVLIPFGLFGKSAFMAERVLGNVISSGIKVLVLAVIIGIGSTLFSEFTAGFGGATPSIDDAMAIVLAALSLLGLGIFGPGIANGLVSGGPQLGAGAAIGTGLAAGGAVAAGAAAVGAVASGGTALAGGAAAAARGGAALAGGASTAYSLGAAGESGAAAVASGLGNVASAGAQAAASPLKRAAGRAADSLKQSYRSGARTAFSATGGSSTAGTVGGEAEGASSTSSSSADGPPAWAKRMKRSQQMTHGVQAAAHAVRGGDSHGGGSSVNLSESD
- a CDS encoding hypothetical protein (KEGG: bbt:BBta_7746 hypothetical protein), whose translation is MDGKTLARLGAVVFVAIAVTATAIEMTRKDDRQNSPTTQMRSITERDPLDAELARCSGMGEAGPRDPSCLRAWAESRQRFLGKPAPATAPSGRATLFPNTPADTAPGSAAPTIQVEPAQPEAR
- a CDS encoding P-type conjugative transfer protein TrbJ (TIGRFAM: P-type conjugative transfer protein TrbJ~KEGG: bbt:BBta_7745 putative conjugal transfer protein TrbJ) — protein: MTLPRSRAARLAAALLVTPVVLAPMWAAPAQAQWIVYDPTNYVQNVLTAARSLQQITNQITSLQNEAQMLINQARNLASLPYSSLQQLQQSVQRTQQLLQQAQNIAYDVQQIDQAFQTKYANVSMSASNTQLIADAKARWQNTVGGLQDAMRVQATVVGNIDTNRTQMSALVGASQSAAGALQATQAGNQLLALQAQQLADLTAVVTANGRAQALQSAEQAAAAEQGREQRRRFLTPGTGYQPGNAQMFHGN